A genomic window from Lycium barbarum isolate Lr01 chromosome 4, ASM1917538v2, whole genome shotgun sequence includes:
- the LOC132636698 gene encoding reticulon-like protein B8, with product MPEGITPENLLNNIMETFHDGGQKHKPLSFFQEESENSVSSQFNRLFNRQRPIHHCLGGGKSADSMLWRNKKISAGVLISATAIWVLFEWLNYNFLSLLCFGLSFGMIAQFLWANASGVINRSSSQVPRLVLPEDLFINIAKTIAGEINHGLGVLQNVASGGNLKQFGVVVLSLWAAGMIGSFCNFLTVIYIGFVAAHTLPVLYERYEDEVDGFVSNALEKLQGHYKKLDSGVRNRIPRGSFRGKKAD from the exons ATGCCGGAGGGAATAACACCTGAGAATCTTTTGAACAACATCATGGAAACTTTTCACGATGGTGGGCAGAAACATAAACCTCTATCGTTCTTTCAAGAGGAAAGTGAAAACTCTGTTAGTTCTCAATTCAATAGGCTATTTAACCGTCAGAGACCAATCCACCATTGTTTGGGCGGAGGCAAAT CTGCTGATAGCATGTTGTGGAGAAACAAGAAAATCTCGGCCGGTGTTTTAATCAGTGCGACAGCTATATGGGTGCTATTCGAGTGGCTTAACTACAATTTTCTTTCACTTTTGTGCTTTGGTCTGTCCTTTGGTATGATCGCTCAGTTTCTGTGGGCAAATGCTTCTGGAGTGATAAACAG GTCTTCGTCTCAAGTTCCTCGTCTTGTCTTACCAGAGGACCTCTTCATCAATATTGCCAAGACAATAGCCGGTGAAATAAACCATGGTCTGGGCGTCCTTCAAAATGTTGCCTCGGGCGGTAATCTGAAACAATTTGGAGTG GTTGTACTGAGCTTGTGGGCTGCTGGTATGATAGGAAGCTTTTGCAACTTTTTGACTGTTATATATATTG GTTTCGTGGCTGCCCACACGCTTCCAGTGCTCTATGAAAGATATGAAGATGAAGTTGATGGTTTTGTATCTAATGCCCTCGAAAAGCTTCAAGGCCATTACAAGAAGCTGGATTCTGGTGTCCGTAACAGAATACCACGAGGCAGCTTCAGGGGAAAGAAGGCTGACTAG